In the genome of Arachis stenosperma cultivar V10309 chromosome 6, arast.V10309.gnm1.PFL2, whole genome shotgun sequence, the window taattttgtactatgattgaaaacatgcttcctaggccttaaaattgttaattttcaattctcctttattaccatttgatgccgtgatgTGTTTGTGAAGTGTTTCAGGTTTACAGCGCATGAATGATTTAAAAGATGAAGATGAGGCATGTTAAAGTGGAAGGAACATAAGAAACTAAAAAACTGAgaagcgaggagcgacgcgcacgcatagttgacgcgtgcgcgtgatttggagcgtCTTAcagcgacgcgtatgcgtgactgaCACGTATGCGTGACCAGTGCAGAAGttcagcgacgcgtacgcgtggctgacgcgtacgtgtgacagAACGTCACGTACTGCACTTAACAGAACTCGttggggcaatttctgggctgatTTGGACCCAATTTCAAGTccaaaaaaaatacaaactaGAGGCAGGGATGGAGCTAACATTGAAGacatttcatttttcattttagtttagttttagttttgaattctagagagagaaacaccTACTTTTCTCTAGGGTTTTGATTTCTTAGTTTTGCTTTGGATTGAATTTTGAGAGAGCTGCTACTACCTTCAATTGAAGTCATCATCCTTATAATTTTCTTCTACAATAATTCAATTACTCTTTTCTATTTAATTACTTTGAATTCATGTTTGGatcttgttattttttaattttattaatgcattgaagtatttttatatttatttttattgcttgttTGATTCATATTGATTATTGTTCGTGccagttttaatttaattaatttctcaGAATTACTATGTCTTTTATTTACTCCTATTATATGTTTATAAAAATGGCATTCATGTTAATGACTTAAAGCTCTCAACTTGGCTTAGGGGTTGATTAATTGGGATCCCTTGAGTTGTGATGTTCAAGTATTGATCTGTAATTGGGAATTGCTGGCTAACTCAATtttcactaactctagtctttccctATGAAGTGACTAGGACTACTTGTGAATCAGAGTTAGTGACaaccacttgactttccttcaattattagaggataactaagtggaaGTAATGAACATTTACTATCATACTTGGGAAAGACAACAATGATAGAAACTCCAATTAATCTCCCCTAACCAAGGccttttattttaaatagatAACACCTCTTGTTATCTGCTCATTGCTTTAATTTattgttttcttatttttccattctcaacataaaaaatatttagaaaaatcCTGACCAATAATTTACATTCTGTATCAACTCTTAGGGACATGACCCAGGATTCTACTCccggttatttatttttcattgtgacacacttttaaattaataataaaaatttcgTCGGTTAAGGCTGTACTTGCAACTCTATCTTCATCATAAATTCTTAACTGGCATTTTTCTATCCATCAATGTGGCATACCAGTTTGGTCCCCCTATTGATGGACATGCAGTTAGTGGATGTTTAAGCGACTTCGAGCAGTTGATAGAGGGGGAAAGCCTGCTTGGGTGTGGTTTGGAGAATTATAATAACTTATAActttaagtgtaaaattataaaaaataaatttatttagaatgaaagtaatgtgattaagtgtaatttacttatatacgattaaaaaataattgaatattatgtacaataaaaaattaatattattagaggataaaactaaatttatttctatgtatcatttttgtccccaataTTTTCGTcttatttaagtccctaacgtttcaaaatcgtctcaattttgtcccgccgtcaattctgttaacagaTCCCTAATGGCAGGACAACactgagtcaattttaaaacgcTAGgtacttaaataggacgaataAAACGTTAGGAACAATTTTGAGACTTACCCCAAACATttgggacaaaaacgatactttattctttttttatctttctttcctaataaattaaatacaatatatacAAAATAGCATAACATATTAACTATACAAAATCTAATGATATGAAAtgaaagtataaaatatatattatctGGATTTAAAACTCAAATTATATGTAACATACATAATATCATAAAGCTTATCATACTCTAATCTATTCTTTCTTTTCGTATGAATCTGATAAAAAAGACTCCAATTCCTTTTATACTCTAAAAAAGTAGATGTTTAGCTAAGAATGCGAACGTCCATATTTTGTAAACATGGAGCAGAACCACCAAACAACCTCCATCATTCATCTACAAATGACAATCCCATAACCATGCTATTAGTTATCAAATTAAGAAAATGAAAGTATAAAATAAGTTACTATCAAACAGATATTCTTACCAGGTTGaagttcttttacttttttttggATCGCCTCTAACCACTTGTTTAGATTGTAACTGACTCTGTGTTTGTTGTTCTTCTTCCACTATTACTTCATCAATTGCATCCTCAATCTCATCACCATCCTCTTCACTAAAACCTACTTTCCTTTTACtagttatatttttctaaatttctttcaataaatCTTTCATTTGTTTTTCTACGTCATAAGAGACTTTAGGACACTTTTTAATATCTCCACCTATCTTTGCCAAATGTTTCTtcattctattaatttttcctCCTCCAAAAATACTCAGACAAGACAAGCATTGCTATTGCGACTTTCCATTTATTACTTGTAAAGTAACATATCTCCAAGTTGGATCAATTTTCTTCCAAATATTAGAAGTTTGTGATTGACTATATAGatttagtagaaaaagaagctTCATTCAAAGCAACATGATTCAAAGTTGAATTATTCTCTGCATTATTATCCCTATGTGTTTCTTGATTGATACTCTCATCCATATATAAAATTACCAACAATTCAATAACAATATTACAGTCGTACAACAACCCAGTAATTTCAACATAAATAATTAGATACAGTGATACACAATAAAAAGATTAATAACAGCAAGGTTCAAATCAAGTATATCATAATCAAATCAATCAATTAATAGAATCACAGCATATCATAATCAATATTCAAGATCATTCACAATTATAAAtcatagaaataaaaaattacagaTTAACCAACAAACAAAAAGCAACAATTacagtaaaaaataaaaaatacctttTGAAAAGAGCAAATAGAACACAGAAAAAAACAGAAAGCACGACGAAAGAGTTGACACAGCTAAAAGGTTGGAACGCGATTGAACAGAGCTGGAGCATGCATGGCGGGACAATAGCTGCGAGATGGAGGCACAAGGCGAGACTAATTGCAGTGATGACGTTGTCATTTggacaaaaatttaaaacatgtTGAAACTCAGTTTGATTCGACTAGACGATTCCCAATCTATTCAACAATCCAAATGcaatttttaaattcaacaATTATGCTTTTGATCAATCTACTATTTTACTAGTTTATGATTCGACCGATCAATTCGAAccgatttttaaaattttaaatttctacgcatcttatgcattgatgatcatttatttatttatttatttatctatccGCGATTGTATTTGTATGTATGTCTATTGATATACTTAAGTTTTAGTATGGACAAAAtgcatttatttttatcaaataaaaCTTACTACAAATAACATTTATACTAAAGTTTGTAAtattaaaaatgttatttatatattaaaattaattattaaaattaattattatatatttatatataaatatatatattatttaatttatttttgatatatattttatattttaatatatattttatatagtgattgattttaataattaattttaatatacggGTAGCATATAATCGTTGTACTATTTATATTTACACTTATTTTTTATCCAATAGGATAGAGCTTTGGTTTTAACATGATAAAGTTCAATAAATAGGATCGCTATACCTAAAGATAATGAGTGAATAATTGTAGCCCACAAAAGCAGAATATATAAGGTTGCCTATGGCCTTATTATTCTTATTACCATTTtactattttataatttataaagtGGTCAACGAAAACTATACCTAACAAGAATCAATCcacaagataaaaaattaatgatgAGAAAATCTTTCCGATCCAATGTATTATTATTGTGGAAGAGACTTATTAGTTGAAGAGAGAGACTTTAGACATAAATCATTAAAATCCACTAAACTAAACTCCTATTTTTCATGTTtcattatcttttaaattaatccTATACATAATACAAGCCAGGTATCTAGGCATCTAGATCCTCTGACGTGAATCAAGATAAAGAAAAGTTTGTAATaattttcccttttttcttcGCACGCGTGTAGCCACCAAGCTTCCACTTCATTGTGGGTTAGAACTTCTTACGTAACAAATAGGATATAGATGTGACTTTTGTGAAGCATATTTTGActtgtgtgtgtgttttttttcatgatatattataataattattaataatatacagttatattatatgattaaattattttaaatattaaatttaaataagtcAGTCTAATAATTTTAAGATTGAAAacgaaaaattttaattaaagataactgaaaaaaagaaaaaaatatatatacaaaacttaattaaattttaaaaaaatttactctctttctcttttaaaaattactaaaatgacactcttttctcttttatttataaaatatacatttaattttttataatttttaaaaaatctcatttttaattcgtttaaaaaaataataaacaataaaattttattttttatttttatttattatttattatttttctttatgaaattcaaaaaataaaaaatactaaaaataacaacaaaaaataaaaatacaaaacaaacacattctaaataattttgtttattttaatctatgtaattattttaaatcaaataaaataataaaatataatttaatttatatactttacacaaaatataatacaaaaatttaattcaatctCCAATCACGGTCTTTCAATCCAAATTTAGCTCCCAAACACAACTTAATAGGTTTTGGTCAAATATGTATTTATGCAAAATTTGATGGGTATCTTTTAGGGTTATCTATTATTGATTTCCATGATTAGCACCGTCTCCATAGCTATAAGTGTTTTAATTATAGGTGGGCAATTGGTCAAACTTAACTTTACACGTCGACTATCAAAAGTTATATGACATTATTAACCAATATCCGAGTTGTGAGCTGGttattaaactaaattaatttttgcaaGAAAACTATAAATTACTCGTAAAATGCTATTCTAAGTAAATTAAAGTGTACACATATTTAGTAAGAGATATTAAAAAAACAATATCATATCACTTAAAATTCAGATTGGATAGATTAATATTTCATCGTGAaatcatttattttaaaaatttaaattaataaataaaaatatataaatgattATAATAAAGTTTGCATGTCTcctcatttatttttttttatttgtataaattgTGTATAGACATCCTTTTAAATTgtcttatgtattttttttttggctttttGGACAACAATACATAgaactcaattttttttgttataaaagtTTTAACATCTTATCCTAAAATtacttattctaaaaatttaaatcaataaaataattatatatgtatcTATAATATTTATTCAACTCAAAAGATTAATTTTGTTAAAGAAAGACGACTACTAAAATTTTGTTTAACGAATGTTAGACATAACATTCATGGAgctaataatttataaataaactTGTGAAATCataaattatcaaaagaaaATTACGAGGCTAATGTTTTGTCACCAAGTCAAATTTTCCCTTTAAatataagattttaaattaaaatgagCATAATAACACTTCAACAAAGAGAAACTCTTCTAACATATTTGAAACATATAAATTTAAGAGTAAAGTGTATATTTTCAGCCATGCTATGTGggtaaaaaattagttattaaattaattatttaaataaaatatatattaaaataaaaaatatatattataaaaataaataacatatttttatatataaatatatgataactaattttttttatacgtACTATTTTTGATATATTCTATAATTAGCAACAAtgtaaaaaggaaaaataatttaatttttattaaaaaaggaGAAAATGTAAAAAGACATATAGCACTTTAATTTGACACATTAATCTTATGATTTGATGTTACTAAAAAACtggagaaataaaaaaaaaattaaacacatGAAAAGACATGAgtgagaataaaaaataaacaattaagTGTGATTTGATTTGATAATGCCTTTAACCACGCCTGCCTTAACAACTCAACATACTCTCACACTGTACAATTACGTGCCCacaaaaaatactatttgtgcATTTCAGATTAATTAATGTCAATTTAAGAGCGGAAACaaattaatgaaaataaaattactattaattactttaattttattactattaattactttaatttttagtattctGTGACATTTTTTTTGGCAGTTAAACAGTACAGATCGGAGAAGTCTAAGAACTTTTTCCCATTGGCCTTTGCTTTTGGACATGGGTCTTTTCTAAAATGACCTCTATCTATGAGATGTGATGAGGTGCAGATTGAGGAAATCATCTTAAATAAATTTCAAATCAATCCCGTTACGTTACCAACAATATTTCTGTCAACTTTTatcaactcttatttataattgtatttaatagaagtgtctttgtgaatatgtctaataaaaatatcttttttatggCTATACTTAATAAAAGTatctttatagatatatttttttagatgtgtctctttatatatgtatttaaaatataataattaattattgttaacaATAAGTTGACGGATAACATGTTAGTACTCTATACTTTTCCATTTCAAATTAATGTAATAATCTGATTATGCAACGAGTTTTATTTATTTCCACATAGCAAGTTTGTTTATGGTATGTGAATGGGGCAAGATAGTTTGGGTTAGTTCAAAAGATGTGAGACCGCAAATGAAGTTATAGTTGTGTTTGTATAGATGCGTATCTGAGTTTGTGATATAGTGTCTAAAATTCTGAGACGTGGTTACAGTTTACAAAGAATTTAGATTTTTGTTGGACTTGGAATAATCTGAAAGCTGATGATATTATCCAAAACAAGTGATCTGCTTAGGTGTTTTATGATTTCACAAATGGATGGATTTTAACCAAGGATACTTATCACTTCAATATCagcaagataaaaaaaaaagtcaaactGGAATGAAAATTGGCAATGGTATTAAGAATCTTTAACCACAGATAACAAGATGAGGAGATAATTGTTATAACTAGTTCTCTTGTTCttactaatggtaactaacttatACACTGATAGGATCCTAATACTTTAATTTCCTCAAGGAATGAGGAGAAAACATTGATACTTTTCTTGTAAGGGTGGCAATTCTTAGAGATTTCTATATTGCAATTGgttctaaaactattaatataaAACAAACAAGCAATAACAACAAAAACTAAGGCTAGTccacaagaaatttaaaatcaaaacaaacaTGTTAAATAAACTCTAATCCAAAAGACATCACAGGTTAAGTTTTCTTACAAGAGACAAGTCACCACATTAAACACTTAGAACATGAACATGTCAACCAGAAAAGAAAACACTTGAAACATTAAAAACTGACATTGTTTTAACTATATATATAGGAGAACATAATACTTCATGCAAGACTTGAACAATGTGTTTGCATCAATCATCGTAATCATCATCTTCCATGTCATCTCCATCACTTTCCATGACATCATCATCTCCATAATCATCATTagcaacatcatcatcatcatcatcattaaagTCAGAATCAATATCAGGAATTCTCAAGTCATCTATATAACCATATTGATCTTTTCGTGTATCATCTTCAGCTGGAATAATCAATTCTGCATCGTACAGCTCTGGTTCTTCATTATTAGATGAACTTTCAATGTTCTCTACATACCATTCATCATCAGAAGCAATGTCTTCCATGCTATACGCAAACGCTTTGCTTTCCTTCTTCTCATCGGTCACTTTTAAGTTGGACATCGCAAACAATACATCATTCCATGTCTTCTGCCTACGACGACTCCTTTTCTTTGAGTGAACCTAAACACATAAGAAAACAGAACTAAATACAAGTCTGAATTGTTAATTTTCAGAGTGAAATACTAGTTGTGTTTCAAATATAGTACTTTTACCTTATCAAAAGTATCCCAATTGGTTGTACACCCATAAGCACTGCATGTCAAGGACAGTATACGAATGGCGAAATTCTGAAGCTCGGGAAATTCAGATCCATAAGAGTCCCACCACTCTGCTGGCTTTTTGGTTTTAATAGCAGACTTGGCTAATTCACTTCCAAAGGCATTTCTTGCATTCTTGAACTCTTCAAGGTGACGATCAACCGTGCATGCATCAGCTTTAATTGCTACCGTCCTACACAAAGAACTATATAGTCCATATTTAACATCAAAATCATCTTTGAAATCAGGGCTATAGTGAAATTGAGGGTTGAGGTAGTAAGCAGTAGCTTCCAAAGGCCTATGAACTTCTTTATCCCATTTTTCATCAATGATGTTCCACAAAGGCATGTAtctaaataatgaaaaaagattaaaagaatCAAAGTTAGTTCAACgacaaataataaattctacGAGAGCacaaatgaaattaaaattggtAGTGAATAAGAAAACATAGACAATGCACCTTTGCTTGACAGAATTGAAGGCACTTTGtatcttttcttttgcttgcaTCATTTCTTTATAAACGAAACCCATGGCTGGTTTTTCGTCCGAATTCACCAATCGAAGCACTTTAATAAGAGGATTAGCACCTTTCAAACAAATCTCAATGTTCTTCCAAAACTTGCTATCCATAACTATATTCTCAACCTCTTTCCCACTTCTTGATCTTGAGAAAGCACTGGATTTCCATGATTTCGAAGTGAACATTTTCTCCAATGCATCCTTGTTGCGATTGAGACAATCTAAAGTCAGATAAGAAGTCGCACCACGAGTCGCAGCCGGCCTAATCAAATCCTTTCCCTTGGTAAAGTAATGCAACAGATCAATCACAGAAGCTCTGGAATATATATAAGTAGTAATCCTCCTACCATTAGCAATGGTCTCTCTATGAACcttcaacttcttttcaaattccTCAAACATCAATTCAATACAATGAACAGCACAAGGCATCCAAAAAATAGTACTTCTTTTCTCCATCAACAATTTTCCAGCAGCTTTAAAACTATCTTCATTTTTTGTCACAACTTGAACAACATTTTCAATACCAACCTCATTCATAACACCATCAATCATCTCAAAGATACCATCAACATTGTTGCAAACATTAGTAGCATTAACAGATTTCAGAAAAACCGTACCTTTAGGGCTGTTAACAAAGAAGTTGAATATGGTCATTCCATACCCGTTATTCCAGCTATCAATCAAAATGCTGCACCCTGTTCTCTTCCACTTGATCTTGTGATCCTCAATTGCTTCCTTGATTCTTGCCACTTGATACTTCAAAAGCTTCCCTCTGAGATCTTCAATAGAAGGTGCAATGTATCCAGGGCCACAACGTGCAACTGATTCCCACATCTTTTGAAACTCAACACTTTTCACAGCTTTCAAAGGAATGCCACTCATGACTAGAAAGGTAGCAACTTTCTGACATATTTCTTTTCTCAGAATCTCTTCACTATCACCCACGATAGAATGATCAACATCGTTCCCTCTTTTCTTCACAATGACCCCATTTTTCTCTTCCAAATCCTTCCCCTTCCTCTTCCCACAACCAACAAGAGCCATTTTTTCAAGTGAAAGCAAAAATAGTCAACAGAACAAGATAAAAGACTTGACCTTTTTAGTGTTTTCGAACTCAGAATAGCAGAAACAGAAACCCTAACACGATTTCGATGAAATGCGGTTAGGGCATTACGAGGGAGAACGCGGGAAAGCTAGAACATTTATATAAAGGTTGGAAATTTAGGGTT includes:
- the LOC130933057 gene encoding uncharacterized protein LOC130933057 — translated: MALVGCGKRKGKDLEEKNGVIVKKRGNDVDHSIVGDSEEILRKEICQKVATFLVMSGIPLKAVKSVEFQKMWESVARCGPGYIAPSIEDLRGKLLKYQVARIKEAIEDHKIKWKRTGCSILIDSWNNGYGMTIFNFFVNSPKGTVFLKSVNATNVCNNVDGIFEMIDGVMNEVGIENVVQVVTKNEDSFKAAGKLLMEKRSTIFWMPCAVHCIELMFEEFEKKLKVHRETIANGRRITTYIYSRASVIDLLHYFTKGKDLIRPAATRGATSYLTLDCLNRNKDALEKMFTSKSWKSSAFSRSRSGKEVENIVMDSKFWKNIEICLKGANPLIKVLRLVNSDEKPAMGFVYKEMMQAKEKIQSAFNSVKQRYMPLWNIIDEKWDKEVHRPLEATAYYLNPQFHYSPDFKDDFDVKYGLYSSLCRTVAIKADACTVDRHLEEFKNARNAFGSELAKSAIKTKKPAEWWDSYGSEFPELQNFAIRILSLTCSAYGCTTNWDTFDKVHSKKRSRRRQKTWNDVLFAMSNLKVTDEKKESKAFAYSMEDIASDDEWYVENIESSSNNEEPELYDAELIIPAEDDTRKDQYGYIDDLRIPDIDSDFNDDDDDDVANDDYGDDDVMESDGDDMEDDDYDD